The sequence below is a genomic window from Ruminiclostridium josui JCM 17888.
TTCTGAATTATCAAACACCACATAAACTTTCTTTATGTAAGGGTTTATTCTCAAAGCCATTCTGAAAGTTTCTGTAGGATCAATTTTTTCAATTACTCCGGTGTAATTTTTATACCGTCCGGCAATCTCTGAAACATCATCCTGGTTAACTCCTGAAAACACAACAGGTGCATCGGAAAACAATTGTTTTCTATTGATTAATGCATATTTTAATGCAGCATCATCAGTAGTAATTATCAAATCTAGAGGTTTATGTTTATATTTGAATTCGAAATAGTCAGTTAAATAAGAGAATATACTAGAGGTAGGATAATTTTTCCAATCCATATATTCTACATATATACTAGCGTTTGGATATTCTTTCTCAATTGTTTCAATTATTCCTGTATTTTGGTCACTCGTCCATGCCAAGCCTTCATTATACGAATGTAATATCAAAATATTCTTTTTTGGCCAGACATCTTCCATTACTTCATTATTGATTGCTTGAGCAAACGCATTTCCGAAAAAAAATAAAAAAACTACAACTGCAAAGCACTTCACAATAACCTTTTTTGTTTTTTTTGATGTCATTATACTACCTCAAGCCCTTATATATCAGCACCCAGCTGCTGGCTATCCTCTATATTTTTTATAAAACACTTGCCGGCAAATATATAATACCCTACTAATATTATACTAATTATGTTAAAATTTTCAATCTTATTGTCATTTTAATAGATTAAATATAACAATGACTGTTGAAAATTATGAATATTACATTATAATGATATTTATGCATGAACGATAAAAGCATGATTAGAGGGGTTTTATATATGTATTCCATTATTAAATTTTGGCCTTTTTTACTTTTGGTAGTTTCAAATGTTTTTATGACATTTGCATGGTATGGTAATCTAAAATTTAAAAATAGTTCAGTTTCTCTTCCTCTTATTATTTTAATAAGCTGGGGAATTGCCTTTTTTGAATATTGCTTTATGATACCGGCTAACAGGTTGGCTTCAAAGAATTTTGACACAGCTCAGTTAAAAATTATACAGGAGGCTATAACACTGGTTGTTTTTGGTGTTTTTTCAGTACTTTATTTAAAGGAAAGCTTCAAACTTAATTATATCTTATCTTTTATATGTATTTTGGGAGCAGTCTTCTTTGCATTTAAAAAATTTTAGGAGAGAATTTGATGGAAGCACACTACTTAAAAAAACTCTTAAATAAAAAAACCCT
It includes:
- a CDS encoding DMT family protein, translated to MYSIIKFWPFLLLVVSNVFMTFAWYGNLKFKNSSVSLPLIILISWGIAFFEYCFMIPANRLASKNFDTAQLKIIQEAITLVVFGVFSVLYLKESFKLNYILSFICILGAVFFAFKKF